The segment CGTCGAGGCGGTCCGCGCGGCCCTGGCCCGGAGCTCGCCCCGCACCCGGGTCACCGCGAGCGTGCAGACCAACGCGACCCTGCTCACCCGGGGCCGGATCGCCGCCCTGGCCGGCGCCGGGATCCGGATCGGCGTCAGCCTCGACGGCGGGCTCCCCGCCCACAACGCCCGCCGCGTGGACCATGCCGGACGGCCCGGCTTCGGCGCCGCCGCCCGCGGCCTGCGCCTGCTGGCCCGGCACCCGGCCGGCTACGCCGGGGTGCTGTGCGTGGCCGACATCGGGCAGGACCCGGTGGAGACGTACGAGTCCCTGCTCGCGTTCGCCCCGCCCGCCATCGGCCTGCTGCTGCCCCTGGCCAACTGGAGCACCCCGCCGCCCGGCCGCACCGGGCGGGACGGCGGCACCCCGTACGCGGACTGGCTGATCGCCGTCTTCGAACGCTGGTGGCACGACGGGGCGCGGCGCACCCGGATCCGGATCTTCGAGGAGGTCATCGCGCTGCTGCTGGGCCTTCCCGCCGCCACCGAGAGCCTCGGGCTGGCACCCGCCACCACCGCCGTGGTGGAGACCGACGGCAGCATCGAGCAGGCCGACTCCCTGAAGTCCGCCTACGAAGGGGCCGCGGCGACCGGCATGACCCTGGACACCCACAGCTTCGACGACCTCCTCGACCACCCCGGCTTCGCCGCCCGCCAGCTCGGCCGCGAGGCCCTGGCCGACGGCTGCCGCTCCTGCGAGCTGGTGGAGGTCTGCGGCGGCGGCCACTACCCCCACCGCTACCGCGAGGGGGAAGGGTTCCGGCAGCCGTCCGTGTACTGCGCGGACCTCCAGAGCCTGATCCGCCACATCGCCCGAGCGGTCCACACGGCCACCACGACCCAACGGGCCGCCTCATGACCCACCCCGCACCCCCCGACCCGCCCCGGCCCGCCGAATCCCCAGGCCCCACCCACCCCACCCCGCCGCCCTCCGTCCCCTCCACAGCCCCCGGCCCCCCGCCCGGCGACGCCGCTGCCCCCGGCCTCGTCCGGTTCCGCGTGAGTTCCCACGCCCTCCGGTCCCTCGCCACCACCGAGCCCACCCCCGAAGGGCTGCGGCTCGTCGGGGACATCCGGCGCTCCAAGCGGCTGCTCCTGCTGCGGGCCGTCCTCGACGCCGCTCCCGGGCCCGAGGCCGGGGAGTGGTGGGGGCTGCTGGAGGAGGCCGAGCGGCAGGAGCCCGGCGCCGTGCGCGACGTCCTGCACTACCCCTCCACCGGGGTCTGGGCCGAGGAGACCCTGCGCCGGCTGCACGCCCCGCAGGGCCCCGCCCCCGACCTCGGGCACCTCGGAGCCCTCGCCGTCGCCGCCGCGCTGCGCGCCGGGATCGGCTTCAAGACCACCCTGCGCCCCTCCCACGGCCGCCTCGCCCTGCCCACCCTCGGCCTGCTGCTCCCCGAGCGGCCCGGCCCCCTCGCCCTCAGCGAACGCTCCTGGGACACCTGCGACGTCCTGCCCCTGCACGCCCTCCCCGGCGGCCGCGCCTCCCTCGACGACCTCGACCCCTACCGGGCCCCCGCCACCGGCCACCCCGCCCCCGTCCGCCCCGCCCGGAGGCTCACCCCCAAGGGGCACAAGCGCTGGGACACCCAGTGGGCCGCCGCGCTCACCCTCCTCGAACGCTACGACTCCGCCCGCGCCGACGAGGCGGGCCGCCTCCTGCGCTGCGTCGTCCCGCTCGGCGGCGGCTCCCGCTCCAGCGGCGCCACCCTCCCCGCCGCAGCGGGCGCCGTCCTCGCCCGCGGCCAGTCCCCGCCCGCCCTCGCCGCGACCCTCGTCCACGAGGTGCAGCACGGCAAACTCGCCGCCCTCACCGACGTCCTCACCCTCCACACCGCCGACCGCACCCCCCGCCACTGGGCCCCCTGGCGCGCCGACCCGCGCCCCCTGGAGGGGCTGCTGCACGGCACGTACGCCCACCTGGCCCTGGCCGGCTACTGGCAGCGTGCCGCCCTCTACGGGGCCCGCGGCGCCTGGGCCCGGCACGCCCGGATCCGCGCCCAGGTGGCGGCCGTCCTGCCCGTCCTGCGCGACCACCCCCGACTGACCCTCGCCGGCCGGGAGTTCGTCGACGCCATGACCGGGGCCGAACGGGCCATGGACGAACTCCCCCCGCCCGGCGACCGGCACGCCACCGCCCGCCGCGCCCTCGAACGCGAACGCCGCGCCTGGTGCGCGGCACACCCCGAACTCGCCGCGTTCGCAGGGGCCTGACGGGCCGCCCGCTGCGGTACCTTTCAAGCCCGCCCCCTCGCACCTGGTCCTG is part of the Streptomyces katrae genome and harbors:
- a CDS encoding FxsB family cyclophane-forming radical SAM/SPASM peptide maturase, which translates into the protein MNRAITGGPPSPHPPPDPPPGPHDPVGAHARHAPWPYARLDVPALRAAGHHPYPVRQFVLKTHSRCNLACTYCYVYEMADQSWRTRPAAMAPATALRAAERIAEHAAAHDLPRVDLVLHGGEPLLAAPAELAAPVEAVRAALARSSPRTRVTASVQTNATLLTRGRIAALAGAGIRIGVSLDGGLPAHNARRVDHAGRPGFGAAARGLRLLARHPAGYAGVLCVADIGQDPVETYESLLAFAPPAIGLLLPLANWSTPPPGRTGRDGGTPYADWLIAVFERWWHDGARRTRIRIFEEVIALLLGLPAATESLGLAPATTAVVETDGSIEQADSLKSAYEGAAATGMTLDTHSFDDLLDHPGFAARQLGREALADGCRSCELVEVCGGGHYPHRYREGEGFRQPSVYCADLQSLIRHIARAVHTATTTQRAAS
- a CDS encoding aKG-HExxH-type peptide beta-hydroxylase, which gives rise to MSSHALRSLATTEPTPEGLRLVGDIRRSKRLLLLRAVLDAAPGPEAGEWWGLLEEAERQEPGAVRDVLHYPSTGVWAEETLRRLHAPQGPAPDLGHLGALAVAAALRAGIGFKTTLRPSHGRLALPTLGLLLPERPGPLALSERSWDTCDVLPLHALPGGRASLDDLDPYRAPATGHPAPVRPARRLTPKGHKRWDTQWAAALTLLERYDSARADEAGRLLRCVVPLGGGSRSSGATLPAAAGAVLARGQSPPALAATLVHEVQHGKLAALTDVLTLHTADRTPRHWAPWRADPRPLEGLLHGTYAHLALAGYWQRAALYGARGAWARHARIRAQVAAVLPVLRDHPRLTLAGREFVDAMTGAERAMDELPPPGDRHATARRALERERRAWCAAHPELAAFAGA